A window from Triticum aestivum cultivar Chinese Spring chromosome 6D, IWGSC CS RefSeq v2.1, whole genome shotgun sequence encodes these proteins:
- the LOC123143796 gene encoding protein CHLOROPLAST IMPORT APPARATUS 2 isoform X1, whose product MTSSCIPTGLRLDLDMVKAAASPGAHAHSSPLRPAHSSPSSTLSEASNASSSATSVSLKRARAPRKRPNQAYNEAAALLASIHPSVFPVKKSPKTATAPRPPLSGLAVAFGAAAPSSSDLLPPLPVLSDAAFLLRDHAASPSPPPPPQSPSTDACKNCSSPTPVSSAFREFRDPAPSPASPDTATDEPGELDFDDDGFDAESILDVDEAAAGGAAEGIDGIMGSLTMEANTATATSDDSILSSSGIHPYLRSLMVVGLAGRFELGLGSRQNTRPNLNRALKRRDDDGAWWMWPAVPVKDITVTPPTPPPTEPAAAVSNTAMPPPASAAPEKKKSKKKKKVKMEKLMAKEEESANGKCEEGADGTVDAADGNGDGDSAPTKAPKTGLGLKLDTDDVLKEWSGKGSMFAEGSGPDSSESAAEVRAKLADIDLFPENGSGGIREARVMRYKEKRRNRLFSKKIRYQVRKVNADCRPRMKGRFVRSPSLLQQALEEES is encoded by the exons ATGACGTCCTCCTGCATACCCACGGGGCTGCGGCTGGACCTGGACATGGTGAAGGCGGCGGCGTCGCCGGGGGCGCACGCGCACTCGTCGCCGCTGCGGCCGGCGCACTCCTCGCCGTCCTCCACGCTCTCGGAGGCCTCCAACGCGTCCTCCTCGGCCACCTCCGTGTCGCTCAAGCGCGCGCGGGCGCCGCGGAAGCGCCCCAACCAGGCCTACAACGAGGCCGCCGCGCTGCTCGCCTCCATCCACCCCTCCGTCTTCCCCGTCAAGAAGAGCCCCAAGACGGCCACGGCGCCGCGCCCGCCGCTCTCGGGCCTCGCCGTGGCCTTCGGCGCCGCCGCACCGTCCTCCTCCGACCTCCTCCCGCCGCTCCCCGTCCTGTCCGACGCCGCATTCCTCCTCCGCgaccacgccgcctcgccctcgccgccgccgccgccgcagagccCGTCCACCGACGCCTGCAAGAACTGCTCGTCCCCGACGCCCGTCAGCAGCGCGTTCCGGGAGTTCCGCGacccggcgccgtcgccggccagccCCGACACCGCCACCGACGAGCCCGGCGAGCTCGACTTCGACGACGACGGCTTCGACGCCGAGTCCATCCTCGACGTCGACGAGGCCGCGGCCGGCGGCGCCGCCGAGGGCATCGACGGCATCATGGGCAGCCTCACCATGGAGGCCAACACGGCCACCGCCACGTCCGACGACTCCATCCTGTCCAGCTCCGGCATACACCCCTACCTCAGGAGCCTCATGGTGGTCGGTCTCGCTGGCCGGTTCGAGCTCGGCCTCGGCTCCCGGCAGAACACCCGCCCCAACCTCAACCGTGCCCTCAAGCGGCGGGACGACGACGGCGCCTGGTGGATGTGGCCTGCCGTGCCGGTGAAGGACATCACGGTCACACCACCGACGCCACCGCCGACAGAACCGGCAGCGGCAGTGTCCAACACCGCaatgccgccgccggcgtcggcagcaccagagaagaagaagagcaagaagaagaagaaggtgaagatggagaagttgatggccaaggaggaggagtcggcCAATGGGAAATGCGAGGAGGGAGCCGATGGAACAGTGGACGCGGCTGACGGCAATGGCGACGGTGACAGCGCGCCGACAAAGGCGCCGAAGACCGGCCTGGGGCTGAAGCTGGACACCGACGACGTGCTCAAGGAGTGGTCCGGCAAAGGGTCTATGTTCGCCGAGGGCAGCGGGCCGGATTCGTCGGAATCTGCCGCCGAAGTGCGG GCCAAACTTGCAGACATTGACTTGTTTCCTGAGAACGGGTCCGGCGGCATCAGGGAAGCAAGGGTGATGAGGTACAAGGAGAAGCGGCGCAACCGGCTGTTCTCGAAGAAGATCCGGTACCAGGTGCGGAAGGTGAACGCCGACTGTCGGCCTCGGATGAAG GGAAGGTTTGTTAGGAGCCCGTCTCTTCTGCAGCAAGCCCTGGAGGAAGAGAGCTAG
- the LOC123143796 gene encoding protein CHLOROPLAST IMPORT APPARATUS 2 isoform X2, producing the protein MTSSCIPTGLRLDLDMVKAAASPGAHAHSSPLRPAHSSPSSTLSEASNASSSATSVSLKRARAPRKRPNQAYNEAAALLASIHPSVFPVKKSPKTATAPRPPLSGLAVAFGAAAPSSSDLLPPLPVLSDAAFLLRDHAASPSPPPPPQSPSTDACKNCSSPTPVSSAFREFRDPAPSPASPDTATDEPGELDFDDDGFDAESILDVDEAAAGGAAEGIDGIMGSLTMEANTATATSDDSILSSSGIHPYLRSLMVVGLAGRFELGLGSRQNTRPNLNRALKRRDDDGAWWMWPAVPVKDITVTPPTPPPTEPAAAVSNTAMPPPASAAPEKKKSKKKKKVKMEKLMAKEEESANGKCEEGADGTVDAADGNGDGDSAPTKAPKTGLGLKLDTDDVLKEWSGKGSMFAEGSGPDSSESAAEVRAKLADIDLFPENGSGGIREARVMRYKEKRRNRLFSKKIRYQVRKVNADCRPRMKASTTRTDA; encoded by the exons ATGACGTCCTCCTGCATACCCACGGGGCTGCGGCTGGACCTGGACATGGTGAAGGCGGCGGCGTCGCCGGGGGCGCACGCGCACTCGTCGCCGCTGCGGCCGGCGCACTCCTCGCCGTCCTCCACGCTCTCGGAGGCCTCCAACGCGTCCTCCTCGGCCACCTCCGTGTCGCTCAAGCGCGCGCGGGCGCCGCGGAAGCGCCCCAACCAGGCCTACAACGAGGCCGCCGCGCTGCTCGCCTCCATCCACCCCTCCGTCTTCCCCGTCAAGAAGAGCCCCAAGACGGCCACGGCGCCGCGCCCGCCGCTCTCGGGCCTCGCCGTGGCCTTCGGCGCCGCCGCACCGTCCTCCTCCGACCTCCTCCCGCCGCTCCCCGTCCTGTCCGACGCCGCATTCCTCCTCCGCgaccacgccgcctcgccctcgccgccgccgccgccgcagagccCGTCCACCGACGCCTGCAAGAACTGCTCGTCCCCGACGCCCGTCAGCAGCGCGTTCCGGGAGTTCCGCGacccggcgccgtcgccggccagccCCGACACCGCCACCGACGAGCCCGGCGAGCTCGACTTCGACGACGACGGCTTCGACGCCGAGTCCATCCTCGACGTCGACGAGGCCGCGGCCGGCGGCGCCGCCGAGGGCATCGACGGCATCATGGGCAGCCTCACCATGGAGGCCAACACGGCCACCGCCACGTCCGACGACTCCATCCTGTCCAGCTCCGGCATACACCCCTACCTCAGGAGCCTCATGGTGGTCGGTCTCGCTGGCCGGTTCGAGCTCGGCCTCGGCTCCCGGCAGAACACCCGCCCCAACCTCAACCGTGCCCTCAAGCGGCGGGACGACGACGGCGCCTGGTGGATGTGGCCTGCCGTGCCGGTGAAGGACATCACGGTCACACCACCGACGCCACCGCCGACAGAACCGGCAGCGGCAGTGTCCAACACCGCaatgccgccgccggcgtcggcagcaccagagaagaagaagagcaagaagaagaagaaggtgaagatggagaagttgatggccaaggaggaggagtcggcCAATGGGAAATGCGAGGAGGGAGCCGATGGAACAGTGGACGCGGCTGACGGCAATGGCGACGGTGACAGCGCGCCGACAAAGGCGCCGAAGACCGGCCTGGGGCTGAAGCTGGACACCGACGACGTGCTCAAGGAGTGGTCCGGCAAAGGGTCTATGTTCGCCGAGGGCAGCGGGCCGGATTCGTCGGAATCTGCCGCCGAAGTGCGG GCCAAACTTGCAGACATTGACTTGTTTCCTGAGAACGGGTCCGGCGGCATCAGGGAAGCAAGGGTGATGAGGTACAAGGAGAAGCGGCGCAACCGGCTGTTCTCGAAGAAGATCCGGTACCAGGTGCGGAAGGTGAACGCCGACTGTCGGCCTCGGATGAAGGCAAGCACTACTAGAACTGATGCTTGA